DNA sequence from the Oncorhynchus clarkii lewisi isolate Uvic-CL-2024 chromosome 9, UVic_Ocla_1.0, whole genome shotgun sequence genome:
CCAGACAATCTTCTGAAGGCTCCCACTATTGTCGGGAACCCCAGTGACAAACCCATCCTCTTCAAGGGTGTTGGGTGAGTCTACCATTACAGTTGAGAACAAGTATTGTCAGTTCTAAACAAGGGAGTTACTACACTGGTATTATGTTGTTATACCCCTATGGACATATTTTTATATGGTAAAGGATTGTTGTCCTCTCCCCTTCTTCCAGCATGGTGGCAGACCCAGATAACCCCCTGGTCCTGGACATTCTGACTGGCTCCTCCACCTCCTACTCCTACTTCCCTGACCGACCCATCTCTCAGGTAATACCAACACTGTTTCCTTCCTTATCAAACATTCTCCTTTGAAATTTGACTAACTTATGTGTGTAAGGTGTTTATAACTGAAACTTTATATTTTGGTTGACACTACGCTCTCCTTTCTGGACAGTACCCCCATGCTGTTGGAAAGAACACTCTTTTGATCGCTGGGCTCCAGGCCAGGAATAACGCCCGAGTGGTATTCAGTGGCTCACTGCACTTTTTCAGCGACGCCTTCTTCAACGCCGCTGTTCAGAAGGCCACACCTGGCTCCCAGAGGTAACCCTCTCTCATAATGCTTTTCATCATCTGCTCTGTAGTTGCCTGCCCTACTTTTATCCTGATTTTCATTGTTCAATAATCACCTTTTATATTTTAAGAAATGGAATAACTGTGTTTTAATTCCAGTCTTGGATCTCTTGTAGGTACGCTCAGACTGGGAACATGGAATTAGCCGAGGCTCTGTCCCGATGGGTGTTCAAGGAAGCCGGTGTACTCCGGGTGGGAGCCGTTACACATCATCCTGTGGGGGAGAGCACCCCTCCTGCAGCTTACACCATCACAGACCTTGTGGTGAGTCACTATTTAATCCATCAACATCTCGTGGTAAGACATTTTTGCTGTCCATTATGACAGTATTTAGTTATTTTTCTTATTTAACAAAACATTAAAATGTGAAAATATGCCAATTTAGCTAATGTGGATGAAAAAAGGCAtgaatatttttgtttttttactccaTGAACTGTGGCCATTATGTTGTTTCTGTCCTTTTCCTCCGACACAGGAGTACAGCGTTGTAATTGAGATGCTGTCCGAGGGCAGCTGGATTCCCTTTGATGGGGAAGACATCCAGTTGGAGTTTGTGAGAATCGACCCCTTCGTCAGGACCTACCTCAAGAAAAATGGTATGAACATTTCAGAGATTACTCTTTATTTTCATGATTATTTACATTGTGGAAATTGATTGAACAGTTTGATGTCAATCAAATAATTATATTTACCTGAATAGGAGATAAATACAGCGTCCAGTTCAAGTTGCCTGACGTGTATGGAGTGTTCCAGTTCAAGGTGGACTACAACAGGCTAGGCTACACACACCTGTACTCCTCTACCCAGGTGAGGGAACTGTCATGTTTTGAAATGGAAGGCTCTTGAGTATATCAAGGGCTACACCAGCTAATTCATTGTACGTGTCACACTATAAGCAAACAAAGTATAGTACTCAATTGCTAATGTATACATGTCCTCTCCCATAGGTTTCTGTGCGTCCTCTGCAGCACACGCAGTATGAGCGCTTCATCCCCTCAGCGTTCCCTTATTACGCCAGTGTCTTCTCCATGATGGGAGGACTCTTTGTCTTCAGCATAGTCTTCCTTCACATGAAAGAAAAGGAAAAATCAGACTAGGGAGATGAAACGTTTCGAGAAAAGCTTATTAAATTAGGAGGGAGGGGTGGTAGATTAAGAATTTGCCTTATTGGGGTGAAGGTTCTTGGTTGCTTAAATCATCTGGCAGAGTCTGCAAGAAGAGTTGGTGAGAATTGAACATGTTGCTTCTCTATTGGTTGTGGGGGAATTTAATGAGGGCTTTGCAGGCAAACTAATTCAGCTGTGGCTGAGATTTTTTGTCATTCTGAAAATAATACACTTGTGTAAAATAATCACTCAAATTATCTGTGCACATCTCTGAATTCAGTCAGCAATTGGATATGGTTGCTTCACGATCTCAATAACAGATGGAACACTTGTTTGGAAAAATCCCATGAATGTATGTTTTTCCCACCCCCTTGTATGAGGATAAAAACATTTTGATGCAGTACATGCACTGAATATTTTTGTTTTGTCTGATCAAATAGTCTTGCCAATAGAAACACTAACATGTTTGCAACAAACGTTACATAAATCCTTAAACTACAATAAAATGTTGACATTCCACTCTGTTGAAGTCTTAATTGTGATcaattgtgtgtatatataaatcattgagCTGGATAGGGTAGAGAACATGTCGTTTTTTTTAAAAGACAAACTACAGCAAAAAAAAATCAGTTACCCACATTTGTTGGAGGTGATGTTCGTGGGTCACGAGCTCGTTGACAGGCATTTGGTGACTTATCAGTCAATTCTATAACTTCAAATGGCAAGCTGCTAAATTTAACcatagacagtacagtatgaagatggGCAGAAATTGCTTCCCAAATGGAGATACCCGATCACGCTTCTAGGCcatgtcatggcgacgttggctagctaagctcatgcgcAGAAACACTTCTTCGGCTCTAATGATGGTCTCGCGCCGGAATGCGCACGTGCTGGACGTCGACTTAAAGGCACTCCTTCGATATAAAGTAATTTTTGACAAAGGAAAACGTCAAtttcacgaggttggagtaaCAACAAGTTCAATTACTTAAGACGTGggctcgaatctaggttgtgTATTGACATTTCTAGAAAATTAACTATAGAATGCCCTTTCACTTCTGGAATTGAATTGTTAAATCGGAAACCCCGGTCTGTTCTGCTTGCTCTGTTTCGCAAGCGTTGCCGGAAGCCTCGCGATGTTGCACCTCTGGCTTTAGAGCCTGGGTTAGCATTGTCTTGAATATATTCCTCCGGACTAAACATCGAGTTTGTTAAAACTTGGTCATGGTTTCTACATTTTACATCATAAAGTTGAACTACAACATAAGTTTAAACAAGTTGAGTGCCGGCTAACTACAAAAAGTAAAAGTTACCGGCTACGACAGCAGGATATTTACTCCCTACTAGCGCTGACGCCAACTAACGTGCTGGCCAGTTCGGTTGACTAACGACGTTAGACACTCGAACCTTAGTAGGAGGACTAGTATGAGGGAGGACGACGTTGCCAGTCAACGTTATTAGCCATGGCCATGTTGTCTTATGCTAGTTGTTACATTACCTAGCCAGCTCTTTGTTTGATATGTTGTTCGCTTCGCTAGCCAATTATCAGTGTTGAAAATATATGGCTGGCTAGCTTTGAGAACATCGACAGCAGACCACATTGAGACCCCTGGAAATCAGCTGACAGCTGCAGGCAGCCAAGGAGACCAGTCAGTGATGGATCAACTCAAAGTCAAGGACCGAATATTGGAAAACATTTCTTCGTCTGTCAAGAAGGTAAGACTGATAACAAGTCTATACACATACCGTTAGCAAGATCAGCTAACTTATTTGAAGACGGTAAACACCAGTATTACCCTGCTTGCCTGCTAGGTGGGCCTGACTCATCGTAGAAAACAGTTGCTGACTATCTGTGAGGTCTTTGAAGATTGTTTAGCTAACGTTAAACACATGGATTACGTTTGTAATGTCATGGGTGTTTTGTCTTGCTAACTTAGCTGACACTGTGTTGTATTCGCTAATGCTGtcatgtaaacaaacactttcTTGCTTCTAAAATTCTGAGTCACGGCCAATTCAACAACCCTCGGTTAGCTAGGTCTATTTTTGAAGGCCAAAATAACTTTTGTTGCTTATTTTCCAAACACATTTCAATATGCTTGCTTAATATAGGCATAGTTACGCATACTGTGACCACATTCAATTTGACTTCTGGGTTACTTAATCAATTAAGCTAAACCCTGGTTGAATGTTTGTTGATGTTCATCCTTTGCATACACCTGTACAGTTAACGTTCAGTCCCATCCTTCCAAAGTATTTGCACTGTGCCAGACTGACAGTGCTTTAATAGACCTTGCCTGGTATGATTTTCAAGTCCTCTCCAGTTTATATTCAGTTTGTTCCTGTTCCCAGTCACATGATTGTCATCAGGTGACTGGAATTTAAGATCCCACATTCCTTTATATTCAGTCAGTCCTGTTAAACTAGTCTTTTCAGGGGTTATGAACAAAAGTCTGATTAATGCTTTTAAGTCAGTCAAAGTAATACCATTTAGTGGATCAGATGTACAGTAGCAATTATCCAATTTCAGGCTCCATGCTTGCAGATATCTGGCACTGAGGGACTCCTCTCAACATCTCATGAAGAAGATATCCCTATATTTCTAGTTTGGCTGTGGGCCTAGTACTCTTGTCAGCTCCATATGTTTTGTGCTCTGACTGCAGTTGCAGAGTTACTTTGCTGCCTGTGAGGATGAAACTCCAGCCATCCGGAATCACGACCGGGTCCTACAGCGACTGTGCGAGCACCTTGACCATGCTCTACTCTATGGGTAAGAAGACTGAGCCAAATCTGCTCAGTACTTTAATACATCCTAACTCAGTTCAATTCTCATAGTCTGTGCATTGCAGGCTGCAGGATATCTCCTCAGGTTACTGGGTACTGGTTCTACACTTCACCCGCAGGGAAGTGGTCCGGCAGGTAGACGAGCTCCAGCACATAGCAACCAACCTTGGGCGAAGTAAGAACACCATTTTTACTGCTTTCTTACGCACACATCCACATTCATGGTCAGTCTTGTGGGCAACTTGAGAAACAAACGTTTCACAGCAGTTAATACATACATGCCATTTCTGTCAATCAATTCATACACCTACATTTACTGTGATAAAATGAATGACATATGTAAGCCAGTGGTTTGCTAATTGTAAGTTCCTCTTGTGCCACATGCCAGAAATGTAGCATGATGTTGTTATTTGAGGTCAGGATTACAGTAATTACCATTGGTGTTTGCACATATGTTTCTCTTTTTACAGAAGTTTCTTTGCAGGCCTACTTATTTGCAAGTTCAGGCAGGAAATAAATAATACATGGTACTAGTAAATATGACCTACATATGCCCATGTTTGTCCcttgtttatatttattttctaTGCAGGTCGTGCCTGGCTATACCTAGCACTGAGTGAGAGCTCCTTAGAAAGCTATCTCCGTCTCTTCCAAGAGAACCAAGGATTGCTGCAGAAGTATTACTTCAAGTGAGTGTTCTGACCCAAAGAGCCCTAAATTATGCATTTAGACTAAAATCAAATATaattttgtcacatgcaccgaatacaacgggtgtagactttactATAAAATGCTTGCCTACGAGCCTGTCCCAACTATGCAGAATCAAAAGATaataaaaatagtaacacaaggattaagaaaataaaatatttaagatatgcatacacacacacacatacacacacatacagtggggcaaaaaagtatttagtcagccaccaattgtgaaagttatcccacttaaaaagatgaggcctgtaatttatcataggtacacttcaactatgaatttatttgcaaattatggtggaaaataagtatttggtcaataacaaaagtttatctcaatactttgttatatgccctttgttggcaatgacagaggtcaaacgttttctgtaagtcttcacaaggttttcacacactgttgctggcccattcctccatgcagatctcctctagagcagtgatgttttggggctgttgctgggcaacactgactttcaactccctccaaagattttctatggggt
Encoded proteins:
- the LOC139416583 gene encoding dolichyl-diphosphooligosaccharide--protein glycosyltransferase 48 kDa subunit-like, whose protein sequence is MAKWTSDKQINWCSSTLLLKKRTVSMGQTKSRLLGNNFILFLMISSMMHMALADGKTLVLLDNLNIRDTHAIFFRSLADRGFDLSFKTADDPSLSLIKYGQFLYDHLIIFSPSVEDFGGNISVETITSFIDGGGNVLVAASSDIGDPLREIGSECGIEFDEEKTAVIDHHHYDVSDPGEHTLIVADPDNLLKAPTIVGNPSDKPILFKGVGMVADPDNPLVLDILTGSSTSYSYFPDRPISQYPHAVGKNTLLIAGLQARNNARVVFSGSLHFFSDAFFNAAVQKATPGSQRYAQTGNMELAEALSRWVFKEAGVLRVGAVTHHPVGESTPPAAYTITDLVEYSVVIEMLSEGSWIPFDGEDIQLEFVRIDPFVRTYLKKNGDKYSVQFKLPDVYGVFQFKVDYNRLGYTHLYSSTQVSVRPLQHTQYERFIPSAFPYYASVFSMMGGLFVFSIVFLHMKEKEKSD